In one Thioclava sp. ES.031 genomic region, the following are encoded:
- a CDS encoding DMT family transporter yields the protein MSEARVTLVASAITLITGALWGLYWLPVRALDGHGLAGAWGTVAITLVACVALAPIAWAKRYELATATPAALISVALGGAAFALYSIGFLYGRVALVILLWFLTPVWSVLIGRFVLGWPVSRLRLAAIVIGLSGLGLMLGASGGLPLPSSLGEWMTLVGGVIWSVATTGMRTRSTLSPGPATFVFAAGAALTALCLAPFLAPLPSSGIDWPAALGLTLSAGVFWWGAATAALMWATVRLEPARIGILLMSEVLVGAVSAALIAGERLAALEIAGGALVLGAGLLEVWPARPTQRPA from the coding sequence GTGAGCGAGGCCCGTGTCACCCTTGTCGCCAGCGCGATCACGCTGATCACTGGCGCGCTCTGGGGGCTTTATTGGCTCCCGGTGCGCGCGCTGGACGGGCACGGTCTGGCGGGCGCGTGGGGCACGGTTGCGATCACATTGGTCGCCTGCGTGGCCCTCGCACCCATCGCCTGGGCCAAGCGCTACGAACTCGCTACCGCCACGCCGGCCGCGCTGATCTCGGTCGCGCTTGGCGGGGCGGCCTTCGCGCTCTATTCGATCGGCTTTCTCTATGGCCGCGTCGCGCTGGTGATCCTGCTGTGGTTTCTCACCCCGGTCTGGTCGGTGCTGATCGGACGGTTCGTGCTCGGCTGGCCGGTCTCGCGCCTGCGACTGGCCGCGATTGTGATCGGCCTGTCGGGGCTCGGCCTGATGCTGGGCGCGAGCGGTGGCCTGCCCCTCCCCAGCAGCTTGGGCGAATGGATGACGCTCGTAGGCGGCGTGATCTGGTCGGTCGCGACCACGGGGATGCGCACCAGATCGACGCTCTCCCCCGGCCCCGCCACCTTCGTCTTCGCGGCGGGCGCGGCCCTCACCGCGCTTTGCCTCGCGCCGTTCCTTGCGCCGCTCCCCTCGAGCGGGATCGATTGGCCCGCAGCACTCGGCCTGACCCTCTCCGCCGGGGTGTTCTGGTGGGGCGCTGCGACCGCGGCGCTGATGTGGGCGACCGTGCGGCTCGAACCGGCGCGGATCGGGATCTTGCTGATGAGCGAGGTGCTGGTCGGCGCGGTCTCCGCCGCGCTGATCGCGGGCGAACGGCTCGCCGCGCTGGAAATCGCAGGCGGCGCGCTGGTGTTGGGTGCAGGGCTGCTGGAGGTCTGGCCCGCGCGCCCCACGCAGCGCCCCGCCTGA
- the efp gene encoding elongation factor P, with translation MAKVIASSVRKGNVLEIDDKLYVVITAQNIHPGKGTPVTQVDMRRISDGTKVSERWRTTEQVERAHVEEREYDFLYEDGEGYHFMDPETYEQLAVQEDVIGDAKVFLRDGIRVHLKTFQENAIAIDLPQKVTVEVEETEPVVKGQTASSSYKPSLCTGGIRVMVPPHIGVGTRIVINTEDTTYVERAKD, from the coding sequence ATGGCGAAAGTCATCGCTTCCTCTGTCCGCAAGGGCAACGTGCTTGAAATCGACGACAAGCTCTACGTCGTGATCACCGCGCAGAACATCCATCCCGGCAAGGGCACGCCTGTCACGCAGGTCGATATGCGCCGCATCTCGGACGGCACGAAGGTGTCGGAGCGCTGGCGCACGACCGAGCAGGTCGAGCGTGCCCATGTCGAAGAGCGCGAATACGATTTCCTGTACGAGGATGGCGAAGGCTATCACTTCATGGACCCCGAGACCTATGAGCAGCTCGCGGTGCAGGAAGACGTGATCGGCGATGCGAAGGTGTTCCTGCGCGACGGTATCCGCGTCCACCTCAAGACCTTCCAGGAGAACGCGATCGCGATCGACCTGCCGCAGAAAGTCACCGTCGAGGTCGAAGAGACCGAGCCGGTCGTGAAGGGTCAGACCGCCTCGTCGAGCTACAAGCCCTCGCTCTGCACCGGCGGGATTCGCGTGATGGTGCCGCCGCATATCGGCGTGGGCACCCGCATCGTGATCAACACCGAAGACACGACCTATGTGGAGCGCGCGAAGGACTGA